From one Lycium barbarum isolate Lr01 chromosome 6, ASM1917538v2, whole genome shotgun sequence genomic stretch:
- the LOC132645492 gene encoding GDSL esterase/lipase At4g01130, producing the protein MKPNRLWSYSMVLLGAMLLFMVAKTECKKCAFKAIFNFGDSNTDTGGFWAAFPAQSPPHGMTYFKKPVGRATDGRVIVDFLAQAIGLPFLSPYLQSIGSDYRQGANFATLASTVRLPQTSLFVTGVSPFSLDIQLRQMKEFKAKVDELPHKGKTSLPSPDIFGKSLYTFYIGQNDFTGNLARLGISGVKEFLPQVVSQIASTIKEIYALGGRTFWVLNLAPIGCYPAFLVELPHNTSDIDQFGCLISYNNAVVDYNNMLKTTLAKTRKELADANVVYVDTHAVLLELFQHPTSHGLRYGTKGCCGYGGGAYNFNQQLYCGNSKQVNGKTVTAKACKDPQNYVSWDGIHATDAANKLTTYAILNGSYFDPPFSLHHYCNIQPIG; encoded by the exons ATGAAGCCAAATAGATTATGGTCTTACTCAATGGTTCTTTTGGGAGCAATGTTGTTGTTTATGGTGGCTAAAACAGAGTGCAAAAAATGTGCATTTAAGGCAATATTTAACTTTGGAGATTCAAATACTGATACCGGTGGATTTTGGGCTGCTTTCCCAGCTCAGAGCCCTCCCCATGGAATGACTTATTTCAAGAAACCTGTTGGAAGGGCAACTGATGGCAGAGTTATCGTTGATTTTTTAG CTCAAGCAATTGGCTTGCCATTTTTGAGTCCATATCTGCAATCAATTGGATCTGATTACAGACAGGGTGCTAATTTCGCAACATTAGCATCCACAGTTCGCTTGCCACAAACTTCCTTATTTGTAACTGGGGTTAGCCCTTTTTCTCTTGATATTCAGCTTCGACAGATGAAAGAATTTAAAGCTAAAGTCGATGAACTTCCCCATAAAG GGAAAACTAGTCTGCCTTCCCCAGATATATTTGGAAAGTCACTCTATACATTCTACATAGGCCAAAATGACTTTACTGGAAATTTGGCAAGATTAGGAATAAGTGGAGTAAAAGAATTTCTACCTCAAGTGGTTTCCCAAATTGCTAGCACAATCAAG GAGATATATGCATTGGGTGGGAGAACATTTTGGGTGCTAAATTTAGCACCAATTGGATGTTACCCTGCATTTCTGGTGGAACTGCCTCATAACACTTCTGATATAGACCAGTTTGGTTGTTTAATATCATACAATAATGCAGTGGTGGATTATAACAATATGCTAAAAACAACATTGGCAAAAACCAGAAAGGAACTTGCTGATGCAAATGTGGTATATGTGGACACTCATGCTGTGCTCTTGGAGCTATTTCAACACCCCACTTCTCATG GGCTAAGATATGGAACCAAAGGATGTTGTGGATATGGAGGTGGTGCATACAATTTTAATCAGCAATTGTACTGTGGAAATAGCAAACAGGTAAATGGAAAAACAGTAACAGCCAAAGCCTGTAAGGATCCACAAAATTATGTAAGCTGGGATGGAATACATGCTACTGATGCAGCAAACAAACTCACTACATATGCCATTCTTAATGGTTCTTATTTTGATCCTCCTTTTTCGCTTCATCACTATTGTAATATCCAGCCTATTGGTTGA
- the LOC132645494 gene encoding uncharacterized protein LOC132645494 has translation MGSNNNICHVIPLMSWLLLFLLLLPLNVVRGSSHTLDRDSLDSFIHDYAIKNMTKRYTGKLYDIPLPSNFSGMESSIVRLRSGSFWRRGANFSFFKIPSSVLPWPFVKRFDIIYENLGNLSSKYYDVPNYTFVTPVIGFLAYDATRSRKNYGMIELHIMANHILVHFPQISLPQDKNNKKNETMTCVRFVTNGTIEFSNVTMNNMCISQGQGHFAIVIPSLKPDEKKGGKWKWWVIGFGVGIVGLILLIVIGTLICKCIRLKKRGNMERQSEKSEALDTVWVGNSRMPSASGIRTQPVLENSYVP, from the coding sequence ATGGGGTCAAATAACAACATATGTCACGTCATCCCACTAATGTcttggttgttattgtttttgttgttacTCCCATTAAATGTTGTACGAGGATCAAGTCATACGTTAGATCGAGACTCATTGGATTCATTCATTCATGATTATGCAATCAAGAATATGACGAAACGATACACGGGTAAATTGTATGATATTCCCCTTCCTTCAAATTTTTCAGGCATGGAAAGTTCAATTGTTCGCCTTAGAAGtggaagtttttggagaagaggTGCCAATTTTAGCTTCTTCAAAATCCCATCAAGTGTATTACCATGGCCTTTTGTTAAGAGATTTGACATCATCTATGAAAATCTTGGGAATTTGTCGTCCAAATACTATGATGTCCCAAATTACACATTTGTTACTCCTGTCATAGGCTTTTTAGCATATGATGCAACAAGAAGCAGAAAAAATTATGGAATGATTGAGCTCCACATCATGGCAAATCACATTTTGGTTCACTTTCCACAAATATCTTTGCCACAAGACAAAAACAACAAGAAGAATGAGACAATGACATGTGTTAGATTTGTCACAAATGGCACCATCGAATTCAGCAACGTAACAATGAACAACATGTGTATTTCGCAGGGACAAGGCCATTTCGCCATAGTGATTCCTTCATTGAAGCCAGATGAGAAGAAAGGGGGGAAATGGAAATGGTGGGTAATAGGATTTGGAGTAGGAATTGTTGGATTAATATTGTTGATTGTGATTGGAACTTTGATATGCAAATGTATTAGGCTAAAAAAGAGAGGGAATATGGAGAGACAATCTGAAAAAAGTGAGGCTTTGGATACTGTTTGGGTTGGGAATAGCAGAATGCCTTCTGCTTCAGGTATTAGAACTCAACCAGTTCTTGAAAATAGTTATGTTCCTTGa
- the LOC132645496 gene encoding protein CURVATURE THYLAKOID 1A, chloroplastic: MAAAAAAASTSMAATAVFASRFPVCSTTKATPVRCSATPYLPPRLSATSSSSSIKFAEPKRSSLLQVKASSSEESGAVDTSELLSDLKEKWDAVDNKSTVIIYGGGAIVAVWLSSIVVGAINSVPLLPKIMELVGLGYTGWFVYRYLLFKSSRKELAEDIEQLKKKIAGTE; encoded by the exons atggcagcagcagcagcagcagcttcTACTTCAATGGCGGCTACTGCCGTATTTGCCTCTCGTTTCCCAGTTTGCTCCACCACTAAAGCCACCCCAGTTCGCTGTTCAGCCACCCCTTACCTTCCACCCCGCCTTTCTGCTACTTCCTCCTCATCTTCCATCAAGTTTGCTG AGCCCAAGAGGTCTTCGCTACTCCAGGTCAAAGCCTCTTCATCAGAAGAATCTGGTGCTGTTGATACTAGTGAATTGTTATCAGATCTAAAAGAAAAG TGGGATGCTGTTGACAACAAGTCTACAGTTATAATTTATGGAGGTGGGGCAATTGTTGCAGTTTGGCTGTCTTCAATTGTTGTTGGTGCCATCAACTCAGTTCCGCTG CTCCCAAAAATCATGGAGTTGGTTGGCCTTGGATATACTGGGTGGTTTGTCTACCGCTACCTTCTCTTCAAG TCAAGTAGAAAAGAATTGGCAGAAGACATTGAGCAGTTGAAGAAGAAGATTGCAGGAACTGAATAG
- the LOC132645497 gene encoding iron-sulfur cluster assembly protein 1-like: MLKHIGNRILGLGQQSRVSLPRLYHERVVDHYNNPRNVGSFDKNDPTIGTGLVGAPACGDVMKLQIKVDDNTGKITDACFKTFGCGSAIASSSVATEWVKGRQMEEVLSIKNTEIAKHLSLPPVKLHCSMLAEDAIKAAVKDYEAKKAKFSGGVGSASTEKAADA, encoded by the exons ATGTTGAAGCACATAGGAAATCGAATTTTAGGGCTAGGTCAACAATCAAGGGTGAGCTTACCTCGGCTATATCATGAAAGAGTAGTGGACCATTACAATAACCCACGAAATGTTGGTTCTTTTGATAAGAACGACCCGACAATTGGTACGGGTCTTGTCGGGGCTCCGGCTTGTGGGGATGTGATGAAACTTCAAATCAAGGTTGATGATAACACTGGCAAAATTACAGATGCTTGTTTTAAGACCTTTGGTTGTGGTTCTGCTATTGCTTCTTCATCTGTTG caaCTGAATGGGTGAAAGGAAGACAAATGGAGGAAGTACTGAGCATAAAGAATAC GGAGATAGCAAAACATCTCTCCCTTCCACCTGTTAAACTGCACTGTAGCATGCTCGCTGAGGATGCAATTAAGGCTGCTGTGAAGGATTATGAGGCGAAGAAGGCAAAATTCAGTGGTGGTGTAGGAAGTGCATCAACAGAGAAAGCTGCTGACGCTTGA